From Nerophis lumbriciformis linkage group LG13, RoL_Nlum_v2.1, whole genome shotgun sequence, one genomic window encodes:
- the frmpd4 gene encoding FERM and PDZ domain-containing protein 4 isoform X3 produces MRRDPVLGFGFVAGSEKPVVVRSVTPGGPSEGKLIPGDEIIMINDEPVSSAPRERVIDLVRSCKESILLTVVQPYPSPKSAFISAAKKAKLKTNPVKVRFAEEVIINGQLPETVKDNSLLFMPNVLKVYLENGQTKSFKFDSNTSIKDVILTLQEKLSIKSIEHFSLILEQRAEGSASRLMLLHEQEMLTQVTKRPGSNKMKCFFRITFVPKDPLELLRRDAIAFEYLYVQSCNDVVLERFGSELKYDTALRLAALQMYILTINTKQSQKVSLKYIEKEWGLGLFLPPAVLSSMKEKNIKKALTHILKTNQNLVPPGKKLTALQAKVHYLKYLSDLRLYGGRVFKSTLIQGEKHTDVTLLVGPRYGISHVINTKTNLVALLADFSHVNRIEMYAEDENKVRVELHVLDVKPITLLMESTDAMNLACLTAGYYRLLVDSRRSIFNVAKNTDNHAARIKQNYQPIECTYSTPQKGYEDRNNQRCSQDFSDPEFEYLERGKCEGPPAYMAELHQAQHSIHMAERAEFCRLPCSQTYLNVPRTKDQEPSRSAKVSFIFGDPPLDTVNPQNLGYQRLMDESSEIIDNHSPVYRRLDEDYKMMDALEDGDGYQYSTKMFEEPLLHDICYAETTDDAEDEDDISCEEDIMMSDIDKPALLSLSESSDDIIDLTSLPPPPEGNDEEDNDVLLHSLNLAIAAPPPGFRDSSDEEEHQEAGNQAQGGRNDIPVSLIDSVPVRRAQNQGEPFDEAVVSTLQALEALAASEEPAQSENNTGVQMLRAFSPESSDSGNETNSSEMTESSELAIAQRHSDNHLRMHVGVTDVYHTTNDEKTEALGDGGAGTVQEQQVEELKSAATASSQLFHSDGGEMEPETMEIKSVSDYFTKMHIGSLMSRHGGKQREPENRIQREMCNSSERCQVTSQELAKEEETHLVGKYNTFTVRDSYYVNQLDLGRTPLQDQHRKWLHRAPGNKMDETISPEYVNESEASHTDRLTVKGGKQDSDERSQPSNVQLRSPSKEPEVADTSRDGDQQIKNAPSDQDVTRLYEYHLSKRMSSLQSEGAHSLQSSQCSSIDAGCSTGSSSCVTPMDSPLCATDNTHILSESSLKGLSYVTSAEEKAYVPIGQNKEHTQLRKNHVPNSAEGGFGNSRDSGHRLSKIKETTACAQQWTGGEESSLSLCHESSNTTTAMSPSLLKSCTQHSGLVCARPESDPHALLYPSSASSCDILKGSLRKPRKVHMHRRSWSTLMQGSRSFEALLERTKATFTGKSGGQSPESQHGAKVQRVSYAKTVPKSFSHGSVASNSACGRLPRSPTTRLDAGALRCHGPVTCCFIRRPKNTEHADREPSQLVFSDKSVAVKGMNLDARLARVNSMKGKTYSLRTGFALARTDALEIVGLLRSSHTSRGGNAPAGDADMATFSQLLVTQAKVLSGACGQMAAEYGSPEELLLTLTHSFHTLCCLTQACMSLAEGLCGDTERCEVVAKVDEVVINYVCLLKTAEAAMASALGDPSVEALTYQSANMSAIINTLIHFMTTLSIK; encoded by the exons TCACCCAAGTCGGCGTTCATCAGCGCAGCCAAGAAGGCCAAGTTAAAGACCAACCCTGTTAAAGTCCGCTTTGCCGAAGAGGTCATCATCAATGGCCAGCTCCCT GAAACTGTGAAGGACAACTCTCTTCTTTTTATGCCAAATGTTCTGAAGGTCTACCTGGAGAACGGCCAGACTAAATCGTTTAAATTTGACAGCAACACTTCTATTAAG GATGTCATCTTGACCCTGCAAGAGAAGCTTTCCATTAAGAGCATCGAACACTTCTCTCTGATTCTGGAGCAGCGAGCCGAAGGATCAGCCAGCAGGCTCATGCTCCTGCATGAGCAAGAGATGCTAACTCAG GTGACAAAGAGGCCAGGGTCAAACAAGATGAAGTGTTTTTTTCGCATCACTTTTGTCCCAAAGGACCCCCTCGAGCTGCTTAGAAGAGATGCAATAGCATTTGAGTACCTCTATGTCCAG AGCTGTAATGATGTTGTACTGGAGAGATTCGGGTCGGAGCTAAAATATGACACTGCTCTCCGTCTTGCTGCACTGCAAATGTATATTCTAACCATCAATACCAAGCAGTCGCAAAAAGTGTCCCTCAAGTACATCGA GAAGGAATGGGGTCTAGGCTTGTTCCTGCCCCCTGCAGTGCTGTCAAGCATGAAAGAGAAGAACATCAAAAAAGCCCTTACTCACATCCTCAAAACCAACCAGAACCTGGTTCCACCTGGTAAAAAG CTAACTGCCTTGCAGGCTAAGGTCCATTATCTGAAGTATCTCAGTGACTTGAGGCTCTATGGAGGCCGAGTGTTTAAGTCTACACTTATT CAAGGCGAGAAGCACACAGATGTGACTTTGCTGGTCGGGCCCAGATATGGCATTAGCCATGTGATTAACACCAAAACCAACCTGGTGGCACTTCTGGCTGATTTCAGCCATGTCAATCGCATTGAGATGTATGCAGAAGATGAAAACAAAGTCCGAGTGGAGCTCCATGTTCTGGACGTTAAG CCCATTACTCTGTTAATGGAATCTACTGACGCAATGAATTTGGCCTGCCTGACTGCTGGCTACTACAGATTACTGGTGGACTCTCGGCGTTCTATCTTCAATGTGGCCAAGAACACTGACA ATCATGCAGCCAGGATAAAGCAGAACTACCAGCCCATTGAATGCACGTACAGCACGCCCCAAAAGGGATATGAAGACAGGAACAACCAGAGGTGCAGCCAAGACTTTTCAGACCCGGAGTTTGAATACTTGGAACGTGGCAAATGTGAAGGCCCACCAGCCTACATGGCAGAGCTCCACCAGGCTCAGCACTCAATACATATGGCAGAAAGAGCAGAGTTCTGCCGGTTACCATGCTCCCAAACATACCTTAATGTCCCAAGAACCAAAGACCAAGAACCCTCTAGGAGTGCAAAAGTATCTTTCATATTTGGAGATCCTCCCTTAGACACTGTTAACCCCCAAAATCTCGGCTACCAGAGACTGATGGACGAAAGTTCAGAAATAATAGACAATCACAGCCCCGTGTACAGGCGTCTTGATGAGGACTACAAGATGATGGACGCCCTTGAAGACGGCGATGGGTATCAATATTCAACCAAAATGTTCGAGGAGCCACTGCTGCACGATATCTGCTATGCAGAAACAACAGATGATGCTGAGGACGAGGATGACATCAGCTGCGAAGAGGACATAATGATGAGTGACATTGACAAACCTGCATTGCTCTCCCTCTCAGAGTCCAGTGATGACATCATTGACTTGACCTCCCTTCCACCGCCACCAGAGGGCAACGATGAGGAGGATAATGACGTACTGCTGCACTCTCTTAATCTGGCCATCGCTGCTCCTCCTCCTGGCTTCAGGGACAGCTCAGATGAGGAGGAGCACCAGGAGGCTGGGAATCAGGCCCAGGGGGGCCGCAATGATATCCCAGTGTCCCTCATAGATTCAGTGCCCGTCCGTAGAGCACAGAACCAGGGGGAGCCCTTCGACGAGGCTGTTGTGTCTACTTTGCAGGCACTTGAAGCCCTTGCTGCATCTGAGGAACCCGCACAATCTGAGAACAACACAG GTGTACAAATGTTACGAGCGTTTAGTCCCGAGTCATCAGATTCTGGCAATGAGACCAACTCGTCCGAGATGACGGAAAGCTCCGAGCTGGCCATCGCACAGAGGCACTCGGACAACCACCTGAGGATGCATGTAGGTGTGACGGATGTTTACCACACCACCAATGATGAAAAGACAGAGGCACTTGGCGATGGCGGAGCCGGGACTGTGCAGGAACAACAGGTTGAAGAGCTCAAATCTGCTGCCACTGCTTCCTCCCAGCTTTTCCACTCAGATGGTGGAGAGATGGAGCCAGAGACAATGGAAATCAAATCGGTCAGTGACTACTTCACTAAGATGCACATTGGCTCACTTATGAGCAGGCACGGAGGAAAACAGCGGGAGCCAGAGAACCGAATCCAAAGAGAGATGTGTAATTCTTCTGAAAGATGTCAGGTGACCTCCCAAGAGCTAGCTAAAGAAGAGGAGACGCATCTTGTTGGAAAGTACAACACGTTCACTGTGAGAGATTCCTATTATGTGAATCAGCTCGATCTGGGACGAACTCCACTCCAAGACCAGCATCGAAAATGGCTGCACAGAGCGCCCGGAAACAAAATGGACGAGACTATCTCTCCAGAATATGTGAATGAGTCAGAGGCCTCCCACACAGACAGGTTGACAGTGAAGGGAGGGAAACAGGATTCAGATGAAAGAAGCCAACCGTCAAATGTCCAACTCCGCTCTCCCTCTAAAGAACCGGAGGTGGCTGATACTTCACGGGACGGTGATCAGCAGATTAAGAATGCGCCGTCGGATCAAGATGTCACAAGACTGTACGAATACCACTTGAGCAAGCGCATGTCATCCTTGCAGAGTGAGGGGGCTCATTCTCTTCAAAGTTCACAATGTTCCTCCATAGACGCCGGCTGTAGCACGGGCAGCAGCAGTTGTGTCACTCCAATGGATTCCCCTCTCTGTGCTACAgacaacacacacatactgtcCGAGTCCTCGCTAAAGGGGCTGAGTTATGTAACCTCTGCTGAGGAAAAGGCCTATGTTCCCATAGGCCAAAATAAGGAGCACACGCAACTGAGGAAGAACCATGTACCCAACAGTGCAGAGGGCGGGTTTGGAAATAGCCGGGACAGCGGTCACAGATTGTCTAAGATCAAGGAAACCACAG CCTGCGCACAGCAGTGGACGGGTGGAGAAGAGTCATCTTTAAGTCTCTGTCACGAGAGCAGCAACACCACTACAGCCATGTCACCATCGttattaaaaagctgcacacagcACAGTGGGCTAGTTTGCGCCCGACCAGAGTCCGACCCACATGCCTTGCTTTACCCCTCGAGCGCATCCTCCTGTGACATTCTCAAAGGTAGCCTCAGGAAGCCACGCAAGGTTCACATGCACAGGAGAAGCTGGAGCACCCTAATGCAAGGCTCCAGGAGCTTCGAGGCATTGTTGGAGAGGACCAAAGCCACGTTTACGGGGAAGAGTGGTGGCCAGAGTCCAGAGTCCCAACATGGAGCAAAAGTCCAGCGCGTATCTTATGCCAAAACCGTCCCCAAAAGTTTCTCCCATGGTTCAGTTGCCTCTAATTCAGCATGTGGAAGACTGCCACGGTCGCCGACAACGCGGCTGGATGCAGGTGCACTGAGATGCCACGGGCCGGTCACTTGCTGCTTCATTCGTAGACCGAAGAACACAGAGCATGCTGACAGGGAGCCCTCCCAGCTCGTGTTCTCTGACAAGAGCGTCGCAGTGAAAGGCATGAACCTGGACGCGAGGTTGGCTCGTGTAAATTCAATGAAGGGCAAGACCTACAGCCTTCGCACAGGGTTTGCACTCGCACGGACGGACGCCTTGGAGATTGTCGGCTTGCTGCGTTCCAGCCACACATCTAGAGGCGGCAACGCGCCGGCCGGCGACGCTGACATGGCGACATTCTCCCAACTGCTCGTCACGCAGGCCAAAGTGCTGAGCGGCGCCTGCGGTCAGATGGCTGCGGAGTACGGCAGCCCGGAAGAGCTGTTGCTCACTCTGACCCACAGCTTTCACACACTCTGCTGCCTAACGCAGGCCTGCATGTCCTTAGCGGAAGGCCTGTGTGGCGACACGGAGCGGTGCGAAGTGGTCGCCAAGGTGGACGAGGTTGTCATCAACTACGTGTGTCTGCTAAAAACCGCAGAGGCAGCCATGGCGAGCGCCCTCGGCGATCCAAGCGTGGAAGCGTTGACGTATCAGTCTGCCAACATGTCGGCTATCATAAACACACTAATTCATTTCATGACCACACTGAGCATCAAATAA
- the frmpd4 gene encoding FERM and PDZ domain-containing protein 4 isoform X2, protein MDVFSFVKMPKLTGQFSQSISLEEVRLDGDKFVPPAPRKVEMRRDPVLGFGFVAGSEKPVVVRSVTPGGPSEGKLIPGDEIIMINDEPVSSAPRERVIDLVRSCKESILLTVVQPYPSPKSAFISAAKKAKLKTNPVKVRFAEEVIINGQLPETVKDNSLLFMPNVLKVYLENGQTKSFKFDSNTSIKDVILTLQEKLSIKSIEHFSLILEQRAEGSASRLMLLHEQEMLTQVTKRPGSNKMKCFFRITFVPKDPLELLRRDAIAFEYLYVQSCNDVVLERFGSELKYDTALRLAALQMYILTINTKQSQKVSLKYIEKEWGLGLFLPPAVLSSMKEKNIKKALTHILKTNQNLVPPGKKLTALQAKVHYLKYLSDLRLYGGRVFKSTLIQGEKHTDVTLLVGPRYGISHVINTKTNLVALLADFSHVNRIEMYAEDENKVRVELHVLDVKPITLLMESTDAMNLACLTAGYYRLLVDSRRSIFNVAKNTDNHAARIKQNYQPIECTYSTPQKGYEDRNNQRCSQDFSDPEFEYLERGKCEGPPAYMAELHQAQHSIHMAERAEFCRLPCSQTYLNVPRTKDQEPSRSAKVSFIFGDPPLDTVNPQNLGYQRLMDESSEIIDNHSPVYRRLDEDYKMMDALEDGDGYQYSTKMFEEPLLHDICYAETTDDAEDEDDISCEEDIMMSDIDKPALLSLSESSDDIIDLTSLPPPPEGNDEEDNDVLLHSLNLAIAAPPPGFRDSSDEEEHQEAGNQAQGGRNDIPVSLIDSVPVRRAQNQGEPFDEAVVSTLQALEALAASEEPAQSENNTGVQMLRAFSPESSDSGNETNSSEMTESSELAIAQRHSDNHLRMHVGVTDVYHTTNDEKTEALGDGGAGTVQEQQVEELKSAATASSQLFHSDGGEMEPETMEIKSVSDYFTKMHIGSLMSRHGGKQREPENRIQREMCNSSERCQVTSQELAKEEETHLVGKYNTFTVRDSYYVNQLDLGRTPLQDQHRKWLHRAPGNKMDETISPEYVNESEASHTDRLTVKGGKQDSDERSQPSNVQLRSPSKEPEVADTSRDGDQQIKNAPSDQDVTRLYEYHLSKRMSSLQSEGAHSLQSSQCSSIDAGCSTGSSSCVTPMDSPLCATDNTHILSESSLKGLSYVTSAEEKAYVPIGQNKEHTQLRKNHVPNSAEGGFGNSRDSGHRLSKIKETTACAQQWTGGEESSLSLCHESSNTTTAMSPSLLKSCTQHSGLVCARPESDPHALLYPSSASSCDILKGSLRKPRKVHMHRRSWSTLMQGSRSFEALLERTKATFTGKSGGQSPESQHGAKVQRVSYAKTVPKSFSHGSVASNSACGRLPRSPTTRLDAGALRCHGPVTCCFIRRPKNTEHADREPSQLVFSDKSVAVKGMNLDARLARVNSMKGKTYSLRTGFALARTDALEIVGLLRSSHTSRGGNAPAGDADMATFSQLLVTQAKVLSGACGQMAAEYGSPEELLLTLTHSFHTLCCLTQACMSLAEGLCGDTERCEVVAKVDEVVINYVCLLKTAEAAMASALGDPSVEALTYQSANMSAIINTLIHFMTTLSIK, encoded by the exons TCACCCAAGTCGGCGTTCATCAGCGCAGCCAAGAAGGCCAAGTTAAAGACCAACCCTGTTAAAGTCCGCTTTGCCGAAGAGGTCATCATCAATGGCCAGCTCCCT GAAACTGTGAAGGACAACTCTCTTCTTTTTATGCCAAATGTTCTGAAGGTCTACCTGGAGAACGGCCAGACTAAATCGTTTAAATTTGACAGCAACACTTCTATTAAG GATGTCATCTTGACCCTGCAAGAGAAGCTTTCCATTAAGAGCATCGAACACTTCTCTCTGATTCTGGAGCAGCGAGCCGAAGGATCAGCCAGCAGGCTCATGCTCCTGCATGAGCAAGAGATGCTAACTCAG GTGACAAAGAGGCCAGGGTCAAACAAGATGAAGTGTTTTTTTCGCATCACTTTTGTCCCAAAGGACCCCCTCGAGCTGCTTAGAAGAGATGCAATAGCATTTGAGTACCTCTATGTCCAG AGCTGTAATGATGTTGTACTGGAGAGATTCGGGTCGGAGCTAAAATATGACACTGCTCTCCGTCTTGCTGCACTGCAAATGTATATTCTAACCATCAATACCAAGCAGTCGCAAAAAGTGTCCCTCAAGTACATCGA GAAGGAATGGGGTCTAGGCTTGTTCCTGCCCCCTGCAGTGCTGTCAAGCATGAAAGAGAAGAACATCAAAAAAGCCCTTACTCACATCCTCAAAACCAACCAGAACCTGGTTCCACCTGGTAAAAAG CTAACTGCCTTGCAGGCTAAGGTCCATTATCTGAAGTATCTCAGTGACTTGAGGCTCTATGGAGGCCGAGTGTTTAAGTCTACACTTATT CAAGGCGAGAAGCACACAGATGTGACTTTGCTGGTCGGGCCCAGATATGGCATTAGCCATGTGATTAACACCAAAACCAACCTGGTGGCACTTCTGGCTGATTTCAGCCATGTCAATCGCATTGAGATGTATGCAGAAGATGAAAACAAAGTCCGAGTGGAGCTCCATGTTCTGGACGTTAAG CCCATTACTCTGTTAATGGAATCTACTGACGCAATGAATTTGGCCTGCCTGACTGCTGGCTACTACAGATTACTGGTGGACTCTCGGCGTTCTATCTTCAATGTGGCCAAGAACACTGACA ATCATGCAGCCAGGATAAAGCAGAACTACCAGCCCATTGAATGCACGTACAGCACGCCCCAAAAGGGATATGAAGACAGGAACAACCAGAGGTGCAGCCAAGACTTTTCAGACCCGGAGTTTGAATACTTGGAACGTGGCAAATGTGAAGGCCCACCAGCCTACATGGCAGAGCTCCACCAGGCTCAGCACTCAATACATATGGCAGAAAGAGCAGAGTTCTGCCGGTTACCATGCTCCCAAACATACCTTAATGTCCCAAGAACCAAAGACCAAGAACCCTCTAGGAGTGCAAAAGTATCTTTCATATTTGGAGATCCTCCCTTAGACACTGTTAACCCCCAAAATCTCGGCTACCAGAGACTGATGGACGAAAGTTCAGAAATAATAGACAATCACAGCCCCGTGTACAGGCGTCTTGATGAGGACTACAAGATGATGGACGCCCTTGAAGACGGCGATGGGTATCAATATTCAACCAAAATGTTCGAGGAGCCACTGCTGCACGATATCTGCTATGCAGAAACAACAGATGATGCTGAGGACGAGGATGACATCAGCTGCGAAGAGGACATAATGATGAGTGACATTGACAAACCTGCATTGCTCTCCCTCTCAGAGTCCAGTGATGACATCATTGACTTGACCTCCCTTCCACCGCCACCAGAGGGCAACGATGAGGAGGATAATGACGTACTGCTGCACTCTCTTAATCTGGCCATCGCTGCTCCTCCTCCTGGCTTCAGGGACAGCTCAGATGAGGAGGAGCACCAGGAGGCTGGGAATCAGGCCCAGGGGGGCCGCAATGATATCCCAGTGTCCCTCATAGATTCAGTGCCCGTCCGTAGAGCACAGAACCAGGGGGAGCCCTTCGACGAGGCTGTTGTGTCTACTTTGCAGGCACTTGAAGCCCTTGCTGCATCTGAGGAACCCGCACAATCTGAGAACAACACAG GTGTACAAATGTTACGAGCGTTTAGTCCCGAGTCATCAGATTCTGGCAATGAGACCAACTCGTCCGAGATGACGGAAAGCTCCGAGCTGGCCATCGCACAGAGGCACTCGGACAACCACCTGAGGATGCATGTAGGTGTGACGGATGTTTACCACACCACCAATGATGAAAAGACAGAGGCACTTGGCGATGGCGGAGCCGGGACTGTGCAGGAACAACAGGTTGAAGAGCTCAAATCTGCTGCCACTGCTTCCTCCCAGCTTTTCCACTCAGATGGTGGAGAGATGGAGCCAGAGACAATGGAAATCAAATCGGTCAGTGACTACTTCACTAAGATGCACATTGGCTCACTTATGAGCAGGCACGGAGGAAAACAGCGGGAGCCAGAGAACCGAATCCAAAGAGAGATGTGTAATTCTTCTGAAAGATGTCAGGTGACCTCCCAAGAGCTAGCTAAAGAAGAGGAGACGCATCTTGTTGGAAAGTACAACACGTTCACTGTGAGAGATTCCTATTATGTGAATCAGCTCGATCTGGGACGAACTCCACTCCAAGACCAGCATCGAAAATGGCTGCACAGAGCGCCCGGAAACAAAATGGACGAGACTATCTCTCCAGAATATGTGAATGAGTCAGAGGCCTCCCACACAGACAGGTTGACAGTGAAGGGAGGGAAACAGGATTCAGATGAAAGAAGCCAACCGTCAAATGTCCAACTCCGCTCTCCCTCTAAAGAACCGGAGGTGGCTGATACTTCACGGGACGGTGATCAGCAGATTAAGAATGCGCCGTCGGATCAAGATGTCACAAGACTGTACGAATACCACTTGAGCAAGCGCATGTCATCCTTGCAGAGTGAGGGGGCTCATTCTCTTCAAAGTTCACAATGTTCCTCCATAGACGCCGGCTGTAGCACGGGCAGCAGCAGTTGTGTCACTCCAATGGATTCCCCTCTCTGTGCTACAgacaacacacacatactgtcCGAGTCCTCGCTAAAGGGGCTGAGTTATGTAACCTCTGCTGAGGAAAAGGCCTATGTTCCCATAGGCCAAAATAAGGAGCACACGCAACTGAGGAAGAACCATGTACCCAACAGTGCAGAGGGCGGGTTTGGAAATAGCCGGGACAGCGGTCACAGATTGTCTAAGATCAAGGAAACCACAG CCTGCGCACAGCAGTGGACGGGTGGAGAAGAGTCATCTTTAAGTCTCTGTCACGAGAGCAGCAACACCACTACAGCCATGTCACCATCGttattaaaaagctgcacacagcACAGTGGGCTAGTTTGCGCCCGACCAGAGTCCGACCCACATGCCTTGCTTTACCCCTCGAGCGCATCCTCCTGTGACATTCTCAAAGGTAGCCTCAGGAAGCCACGCAAGGTTCACATGCACAGGAGAAGCTGGAGCACCCTAATGCAAGGCTCCAGGAGCTTCGAGGCATTGTTGGAGAGGACCAAAGCCACGTTTACGGGGAAGAGTGGTGGCCAGAGTCCAGAGTCCCAACATGGAGCAAAAGTCCAGCGCGTATCTTATGCCAAAACCGTCCCCAAAAGTTTCTCCCATGGTTCAGTTGCCTCTAATTCAGCATGTGGAAGACTGCCACGGTCGCCGACAACGCGGCTGGATGCAGGTGCACTGAGATGCCACGGGCCGGTCACTTGCTGCTTCATTCGTAGACCGAAGAACACAGAGCATGCTGACAGGGAGCCCTCCCAGCTCGTGTTCTCTGACAAGAGCGTCGCAGTGAAAGGCATGAACCTGGACGCGAGGTTGGCTCGTGTAAATTCAATGAAGGGCAAGACCTACAGCCTTCGCACAGGGTTTGCACTCGCACGGACGGACGCCTTGGAGATTGTCGGCTTGCTGCGTTCCAGCCACACATCTAGAGGCGGCAACGCGCCGGCCGGCGACGCTGACATGGCGACATTCTCCCAACTGCTCGTCACGCAGGCCAAAGTGCTGAGCGGCGCCTGCGGTCAGATGGCTGCGGAGTACGGCAGCCCGGAAGAGCTGTTGCTCACTCTGACCCACAGCTTTCACACACTCTGCTGCCTAACGCAGGCCTGCATGTCCTTAGCGGAAGGCCTGTGTGGCGACACGGAGCGGTGCGAAGTGGTCGCCAAGGTGGACGAGGTTGTCATCAACTACGTGTGTCTGCTAAAAACCGCAGAGGCAGCCATGGCGAGCGCCCTCGGCGATCCAAGCGTGGAAGCGTTGACGTATCAGTCTGCCAACATGTCGGCTATCATAAACACACTAATTCATTTCATGACCACACTGAGCATCAAATAA